A genomic segment from Spongiibacter sp. IMCC21906 encodes:
- a CDS encoding acetaldehyde dehydrogenase (acetylating), with product MNKKLKAVIIGPGNIGTDLLIKMLRSEWVEPVWMVGIDPESDGLKRAAEMGIKVSAEGVDGVLPFIKADGITLAFDATSAYVHAENSRKLNELGVTMIDLTPAAIGPYCIPPVNLDALSQGNIQNVNMVTCGGQATIPMVAAVSRVQAVSYGEIIATVSSRSIGPGTRANIDEFTRTTASAVEKVGGAKQGKAIIVINPAEPPLIMRDTIHCLVEGEADQAAITASVHEMVSEVQRYVPGYRLVNGPVFDGQRVSMYMEVKGLGDYLPKYAGNLDIMTAAALRTAEMIAQKLAEASAITA from the coding sequence ATGAATAAGAAGCTGAAAGCAGTCATTATTGGTCCCGGTAATATCGGTACCGATTTGTTGATAAAAATGCTGCGTTCGGAGTGGGTTGAGCCGGTGTGGATGGTGGGTATAGACCCCGAGTCCGACGGTCTAAAACGCGCTGCAGAAATGGGCATTAAAGTCAGTGCAGAGGGCGTGGATGGCGTGCTGCCATTTATTAAAGCAGATGGTATTACTCTCGCCTTCGATGCGACCTCTGCCTATGTCCACGCGGAAAACAGTCGCAAACTGAATGAGCTTGGGGTGACGATGATCGATCTCACACCTGCAGCCATTGGCCCTTATTGTATTCCTCCCGTTAATTTAGACGCCTTAAGCCAAGGCAATATTCAAAACGTCAATATGGTCACTTGCGGTGGTCAAGCGACTATTCCGATGGTGGCGGCGGTGTCGCGGGTGCAAGCGGTTAGTTACGGCGAGATTATAGCCACGGTATCTTCGCGTTCAATTGGTCCGGGTACTCGCGCCAATATTGATGAATTTACCCGTACCACCGCTAGCGCGGTGGAGAAGGTAGGCGGCGCGAAACAGGGTAAGGCGATCATCGTGATTAACCCTGCTGAGCCACCACTCATTATGCGCGATACCATTCACTGCTTGGTTGAAGGCGAGGCGGATCAAGCCGCCATTACCGCATCGGTGCATGAAATGGTAAGTGAAGTGCAGCGCTATGTACCGGGCTATCGCTTGGTGAATGGGCCGGTATTTGATGGCCAGCGTGTCTCTATGTATATGGAAGTTAAGGGGCTGGGTGATTATTTGCCTAAGTATGCGGGCAACCTCGACATCATGACGGCGGCAGCATTGCGCACAGCGGAAATGATTGCCCAAAAGCTCGCGGAAGCGAGTGCTATTACGGCCTAA
- a CDS encoding TonB-dependent receptor, which translates to MKKFMAVCCSIYVSSLAISDEIGRSSRLIEEVMVTAQKREENSQDVPIMITAFSEDKLDAFGIENTADLARITPGLTFTYTYGYAVIYLRGVGTDAFLANTDPSIATYIDGINLPASQGKMDSLGPVQRVEVLKGPQGTLFGRNATGGAISIVTADPSEEFIGNLKAEKSKYNSESYQLFMGGMVTSSLGATVALFKDSNDPYGKNLAIVNGEPGPIRDEFSEGARLKLKWDISDTISATFIGSYINQFNGKSLMSQENSRPSAILAGGVPAEEEDRDFKHNYDGGSANISTLYGLIVDWSPGPVDLKFIYADTNMDVDWTQYDFDSSENSQATFSSYDQYNMQTTYELQLLSNEDSWLSSNLEWVAGLYRLEGEGGYGRLLLSLNALGFVSNVVGLPEIVSDLLVNQNQDIILEAAGILETESNSAYLQGTWSFNSEWSLTLGARYQEETRGISESYLDLVNTLPTPPPASYFEGNDYSRNVRLAEFEVDDVEDKTFSPKVSVQYFPADQVQMFASLQRAYKSPTYNIVNFFSSPESVDREEVTAFEIGVKSDLFDGNLRLNAAYFKTETKDLLTAVLSITSGGIVRFDNAGEAETEGAEADFMWQPMPVLNPGLAIAGNATYIDATYTDYKNGAGFDDDTGLYFGPDGVVGDTSRDFTNNRVVRTPRFSSSMSVNQFVGVTDNSDIELGLDYYYNSGFYATPQNSEFYVQDQYELWNARVSYFYNPTGIQLTAFVNNIKDKDYYSAILQHDFGRSVTLAPPMTYGMRIKWNFDVLL; encoded by the coding sequence ATGAAGAAATTTATGGCAGTCTGTTGTTCGATATATGTTTCGTCACTAGCGATTTCCGATGAGATTGGACGATCTAGCAGGCTAATAGAAGAGGTTATGGTTACCGCGCAAAAGAGAGAAGAGAATTCACAGGATGTCCCAATAATGATTACGGCATTTAGTGAAGATAAACTAGATGCTTTTGGTATAGAAAATACGGCTGACTTGGCTAGAATCACACCTGGATTAACCTTTACCTATACGTATGGATACGCAGTTATCTATTTAAGAGGAGTTGGTACAGATGCATTTCTAGCTAATACTGATCCTAGTATAGCTACTTATATTGATGGGATTAATTTACCTGCGAGTCAAGGAAAAATGGATTCCCTTGGGCCGGTACAGCGTGTGGAAGTATTAAAGGGCCCGCAAGGCACATTGTTTGGTCGTAACGCAACAGGTGGTGCAATTAGTATTGTAACGGCAGATCCTAGTGAAGAATTTATAGGTAATTTAAAGGCCGAAAAAAGTAAATACAATTCAGAATCATATCAATTGTTTATGGGGGGAATGGTAACAAGCAGTCTGGGTGCGACGGTTGCGTTATTCAAGGATTCAAATGATCCGTATGGGAAAAACTTAGCTATAGTTAATGGTGAGCCAGGGCCCATAAGAGATGAATTTTCAGAGGGAGCAAGACTGAAATTAAAATGGGATATTTCAGATACTATAAGTGCAACCTTCATAGGGTCTTATATCAATCAATTTAATGGAAAATCATTGATGAGCCAGGAAAACTCACGCCCAAGCGCAATTTTAGCGGGGGGTGTTCCTGCAGAAGAAGAAGACAGAGATTTTAAGCATAACTATGACGGTGGAAGCGCAAATATAAGCACATTATACGGACTTATCGTAGATTGGAGTCCAGGTCCAGTTGATCTGAAATTTATTTATGCAGACACAAATATGGACGTCGATTGGACACAGTACGACTTTGACTCATCAGAAAATAGTCAAGCAACATTCTCATCGTACGATCAATATAATATGCAAACTACCTATGAGCTTCAGTTGTTGTCTAACGAAGACTCATGGCTAAGCAGTAATCTTGAGTGGGTGGCGGGACTTTATCGGCTAGAAGGGGAGGGAGGTTATGGGAGATTGCTTTTATCTCTGAATGCCCTAGGCTTCGTTTCAAATGTTGTTGGGTTACCAGAAATAGTAAGTGATCTTCTCGTAAATCAAAACCAAGATATAATATTGGAGGCTGCGGGAATTTTAGAAACGGAGTCAAATTCTGCTTATCTCCAGGGCACATGGTCATTTAACAGTGAATGGTCGCTTACGCTTGGTGCACGTTATCAAGAGGAAACAAGAGGTATCAGTGAAAGCTACTTGGATTTGGTAAACACCCTTCCTACACCGCCGCCGGCTTCATACTTCGAGGGAAATGATTATTCCAGGAATGTAAGGTTGGCAGAGTTCGAGGTTGATGATGTTGAGGATAAAACATTTTCTCCTAAGGTATCTGTTCAATATTTCCCTGCAGACCAAGTGCAGATGTTCGCATCGCTTCAGCGTGCATATAAAAGCCCAACTTACAATATTGTGAATTTCTTCTCCAGTCCAGAGAGCGTCGACAGGGAGGAGGTGACAGCCTTCGAGATCGGTGTGAAAAGCGATCTATTTGATGGCAATCTTCGTTTAAATGCAGCTTATTTTAAAACGGAAACAAAAGATCTTCTGACTGCAGTTCTATCGATTACTTCCGGAGGCATTGTCCGGTTTGATAATGCAGGAGAAGCAGAGACGGAGGGTGCTGAAGCAGATTTTATGTGGCAGCCAATGCCGGTCCTCAATCCCGGTTTGGCTATAGCGGGAAATGCAACTTATATTGACGCGACATACACCGATTATAAAAATGGTGCTGGATTTGACGATGATACTGGATTGTACTTTGGGCCAGACGGTGTCGTGGGCGATACTTCTCGAGATTTTACCAACAACAGAGTAGTTCGAACTCCGAGATTTAGTTCAAGTATGTCAGTTAATCAGTTCGTTGGCGTTACTGATAATTCTGATATCGAGCTAGGTCTGGACTATTATTATAACAGTGGATTTTACGCTACTCCGCAAAACTCAGAATTCTATGTGCAGGATCAGTATGAATTGTGGAATGCAAGAGTCTCATATTTTTATAACCCTACCGGTATTCAGCTTACTGCTTTTGTAAATAACATAAAAGATAAAGATTATTATAGCGCAATATTACAACATGATTTTGGAAGATCAGTTACCTTAGCTCCGCCTATGACATATGGAATGCGAATTAAATGGAATTTTGATGTTCTGCTATAG
- a CDS encoding SDR family NAD(P)-dependent oxidoreductase yields MLIKNIFNFIGINFKNYTGLAMNDLRGKVVVVMGGASGIGESCVNKLSDLGAKVMIADINEGVGIELKNRIKSKGGEVEFFKLDIFYEDQIKGLFDFTAMTYSRVDVLINSVGVPRTVAPDSEIKDMLVEDWNKTLWAHATSAMLACKYVLQHMIDAGGGAIVNISSAASRFATVDLAAYSASKAAVNQLSKEVAVTYGRNNIRCNVVVPGAVLTERGRKTLDNGAFELFATETPLPRIASPSDIANVAIFLASDMSAMVTGQAIDVDGGMMSKLPYWLPKMRSSRGDFFDKTTCQL; encoded by the coding sequence TGCTAATTAAAAATATCTTTAACTTTATAGGTATCAATTTTAAAAATTATACAGGGCTTGCTATGAATGACTTGCGTGGAAAAGTAGTAGTAGTGATGGGAGGGGCGAGTGGTATCGGCGAGTCTTGTGTAAATAAGCTTTCTGATCTTGGTGCAAAAGTGATGATTGCAGATATAAATGAAGGGGTTGGTATAGAGCTCAAAAATCGCATAAAAAGTAAAGGCGGCGAAGTTGAGTTCTTTAAATTAGATATTTTTTATGAAGATCAAATAAAAGGTCTATTCGATTTTACAGCAATGACATATTCAAGAGTGGATGTACTTATTAATAGTGTGGGTGTGCCTCGTACAGTTGCTCCAGATAGTGAAATTAAAGATATGTTGGTGGAAGACTGGAATAAGACATTATGGGCCCATGCGACTAGTGCAATGTTAGCCTGTAAATATGTATTGCAACATATGATAGATGCTGGTGGTGGTGCCATTGTCAATATTTCTTCCGCTGCATCGCGTTTTGCTACGGTCGATTTGGCAGCTTATAGTGCTTCAAAAGCGGCAGTGAATCAATTAAGTAAAGAGGTTGCAGTCACGTATGGCCGCAATAATATTCGCTGCAATGTTGTGGTGCCAGGCGCTGTATTAACAGAGCGAGGACGAAAGACATTGGATAATGGAGCATTTGAATTGTTTGCAACAGAAACTCCGTTACCACGAATTGCGTCGCCGTCTGATATTGCAAATGTAGCTATATTTTTGGCGTCAGATATGTCAGCTATGGTGACGGGGCAGGCCATCGATGTTGATGGCGGTATGATGAGTAAGTTGCCTTATTGGTTGCCGAAGATGAGAAGTAGCCGAGGAGATTTTTTTGATAAGACTACTTGCCAGCTTTAA
- a CDS encoding alpha/beta fold hydrolase yields the protein MSNLNPEMGKRVELADGYEANYLESGDRSNPTVILLHGSGPGVTAYANWRLLIPALENDFHVIAPDVIGFGYTDNPDGFEYNLDNWLRFMCQFMDAIKVDKAHFVGNSFGGAISLAMAARHGERVDRFVMMGAAGIHFEITDGLREVWGYKPSVDAMRSLMSIFAYRQDLVSEEIIKSRYEASIRPGYQEAYEKLFPEPMQEKLDGLGIPEDEIAQIQHKALMVHGREDVIVPMENSIKAHRLIKNSQIHIYGECGHWTQVEKPAEFSNLVKSFLIL from the coding sequence GTGAGCAATCTAAACCCGGAAATGGGAAAACGAGTTGAATTGGCAGACGGCTACGAAGCGAACTATTTAGAGTCGGGTGACCGCAGTAATCCCACCGTAATTTTATTACACGGTTCAGGCCCCGGCGTAACGGCTTACGCTAATTGGCGTTTGCTTATTCCAGCTTTAGAAAATGATTTTCACGTGATTGCACCGGATGTCATTGGCTTTGGCTATACCGACAACCCAGACGGCTTTGAATACAATTTAGATAACTGGTTGCGGTTTATGTGCCAGTTCATGGACGCGATTAAGGTTGATAAAGCGCATTTTGTGGGTAACTCCTTCGGTGGTGCAATTAGTCTTGCCATGGCCGCACGCCACGGCGAGCGCGTTGACCGATTCGTAATGATGGGCGCTGCGGGTATTCATTTTGAAATAACCGATGGCCTGCGCGAAGTGTGGGGTTATAAGCCCTCGGTAGACGCAATGCGCAGCCTAATGTCTATTTTTGCGTATAGACAAGATCTGGTCAGCGAAGAAATTATCAAGTCGCGTTATGAAGCTAGTATTCGCCCCGGCTACCAAGAAGCTTACGAGAAGTTATTCCCAGAACCCATGCAAGAAAAGCTGGACGGCTTGGGTATACCTGAAGACGAAATCGCACAAATTCAGCATAAGGCCTTGATGGTTCATGGCCGAGAAGATGTCATTGTGCCAATGGAAAACTCCATCAAAGCACATCGCCTAATAAAAAATTCACAGATACATATATACGGTGAATGCGGGCATTGGACTCAAGTTGAAAAGCCAGCTGAATTTTCTAACTTAGTAAAAAGTTTTTTGATTCTTTAA
- the dmpG gene encoding 4-hydroxy-2-oxovalerate aldolase: protein MTNKFVKLHDMSLRDGMHSKRHQISIEQMVAVSTALDAAGMPLIEVTHGDGLGGASVNYGFPAHSDEEYLNAVIPKMTQAKVSALLLPGIGTVDHIRMAQACGVSTLRVATHCTEADVSQQHIAYSAKLGLDTVGFLMMAHMISADALLEQAKLMVSYGANCLYCTDSAGFMLPEEVTEKISTLRNGLPDNVEIGFHGHHNLAMGVANSVAAINAGAARIDGSVAGLGAGAGNTPLEVLVAVLQRMDMKTGIDLYKIMDVAEDLVVPMMDSPIRIDRDALTLGYAGVYSSFLLFAKRAEQRYGISARDVLVELGRRGTVGGQEDMIEDLALTISANK from the coding sequence ATGACAAATAAATTTGTGAAATTGCATGACATGAGCCTGCGCGATGGCATGCATTCAAAACGCCATCAGATTTCCATTGAGCAAATGGTTGCGGTATCAACGGCATTAGACGCTGCGGGTATGCCGCTAATAGAAGTCACTCACGGTGACGGCTTGGGTGGCGCGTCGGTTAACTATGGTTTTCCGGCGCACAGCGACGAAGAATATCTCAATGCGGTTATCCCCAAAATGACACAGGCAAAAGTGTCGGCCCTGCTATTGCCGGGAATTGGTACGGTTGACCACATTCGCATGGCGCAGGCCTGTGGCGTAAGCACCTTAAGAGTCGCAACTCATTGCACAGAAGCTGACGTGTCTCAGCAACATATCGCCTACTCAGCAAAGCTGGGTTTAGACACTGTTGGCTTTTTGATGATGGCGCATATGATTTCTGCAGACGCCTTATTAGAACAAGCAAAGCTAATGGTGAGCTACGGCGCTAACTGTCTTTACTGCACAGACTCGGCGGGCTTTATGTTGCCAGAAGAAGTCACCGAGAAAATATCAACGCTTAGAAATGGCTTGCCAGATAACGTCGAGATTGGTTTTCACGGTCATCACAATCTTGCGATGGGCGTGGCTAATTCGGTTGCCGCCATTAACGCGGGTGCGGCGCGGATTGATGGTTCAGTAGCTGGGCTTGGCGCTGGGGCAGGCAATACCCCGTTAGAAGTGTTGGTCGCGGTTTTACAACGTATGGATATGAAAACCGGCATAGATTTATACAAAATCATGGATGTGGCGGAAGACCTCGTCGTACCCATGATGGATAGCCCGATTCGTATTGATCGGGATGCGCTCACGCTTGGCTACGCCGGTGTTTACAGCTCGTTTTTGCTATTTGCTAAACGCGCCGAGCAGCGCTACGGCATTTCGGCTCGCGATGTATTGGTTGAATTGGGACGGCGCGGCACGGTCGGTGGTCAAGAAGATATGATCGAAGATCTGGCACTAACGATATCAGCAAATAAATAA
- a CDS encoding Rieske 2Fe-2S domain-containing protein, giving the protein MSVDKILIEDLLSEDEERQIYRVKRSMFTDEDIFNFEMENIFEAGWVYLAHESQLPAPGDFVTSKIGRQPVIVNRNEQGKIGGLLNACAHRGAKLALTAAGNKRRFVCPFHSWSYDADGKLQSCGDVEKAGYSDNFDKAKLNLTPIAKIESYRGFIFGSLADDVPRLSDHLGEAKKFIDLIIDQDPNGEIEVIPGVQKYTFDGNWKLQCENGVDGYHIGSIHGNYVMTVNNRTKLESESAVKPMDVSGFSKLPGGYYAFENGHVVLWNQTPNPDARPTWASREKREARVGGVRSWWMHNCWRNLCLYPNVFLMDQMSTQIRIIQPISVNKTEIQTLCFAPKNESREARALRIRQYEDFFNAAGMATPDDLAAFNYSQEGFMAMRAEWSDISRGAKNLLTVPDERTLQLDLKPQFYGTGLEDEGIYLNQHRRWKDMLLQALND; this is encoded by the coding sequence ATGAGCGTCGATAAAATTTTAATAGAAGATCTTCTGTCTGAGGATGAAGAAAGACAAATTTATAGAGTGAAGCGTTCTATGTTCACAGACGAAGATATTTTTAATTTTGAAATGGAAAATATCTTTGAGGCTGGTTGGGTATATCTTGCTCATGAGAGTCAGTTGCCGGCTCCAGGTGATTTTGTAACAAGTAAAATAGGTCGGCAGCCGGTAATAGTTAATCGTAATGAGCAAGGCAAAATAGGTGGCCTCCTCAATGCGTGTGCGCATCGTGGGGCGAAATTGGCCTTAACTGCGGCGGGGAATAAGCGCCGGTTTGTTTGCCCTTTTCATTCGTGGTCGTACGATGCAGATGGCAAGTTGCAAAGTTGCGGCGATGTGGAAAAAGCCGGATACAGTGATAATTTTGATAAAGCAAAGTTAAACCTAACACCTATAGCAAAAATTGAAAGTTATCGTGGGTTCATTTTTGGGAGTCTTGCGGATGACGTTCCGAGATTGAGTGATCATTTGGGCGAGGCGAAAAAATTTATAGATCTCATTATTGATCAGGATCCTAATGGGGAAATAGAAGTGATTCCGGGTGTCCAGAAGTATACTTTTGATGGCAATTGGAAGCTTCAGTGTGAAAATGGAGTTGATGGATATCACATAGGCTCAATACACGGCAATTATGTGATGACCGTTAATAATCGCACTAAGCTTGAATCTGAAAGTGCCGTAAAGCCCATGGATGTCAGTGGGTTTTCAAAGCTGCCGGGTGGCTATTATGCATTTGAAAATGGTCATGTTGTACTCTGGAATCAAACGCCTAATCCTGATGCGAGACCGACTTGGGCTAGTAGAGAAAAGCGTGAGGCCCGAGTAGGAGGTGTGCGTTCGTGGTGGATGCATAATTGTTGGAGAAATTTGTGCCTCTATCCAAATGTATTTCTTATGGATCAAATGAGCACTCAGATTCGAATTATTCAGCCTATTTCTGTGAATAAAACAGAAATTCAGACATTATGCTTTGCGCCAAAAAATGAAAGCCGAGAAGCAAGGGCCCTTCGGATTCGTCAATATGAAGACTTTTTTAACGCAGCCGGAATGGCAACGCCGGATGATCTTGCTGCGTTTAATTATAGTCAAGAAGGGTTTATGGCTATGCGCGCTGAGTGGAGTGATATTTCTCGTGGCGCTAAAAATTTACTTACAGTTCCAGATGAAAGAACTCTTCAATTAGATTTGAAACCTCAGTTTTACGGCACTGGTCTAGAGGATGAGGGAATTTACCTGAATCAACATAGACGGTGGAAAGATATGCTGCTTCAAGCGCTTAACGACTAG
- a CDS encoding aromatic-ring-hydroxylating dioxygenase subunit beta produces the protein MNFENERLATRLVVSEGQLLDSRDWDGWLDLYLTNAEYWIPCWRDELDSTNDPKTELSMIYYSERAGLEDRVYRIKTGRSLASTPLPRTCHIITPTSFKDIGNSFFEVKSNWATFSYKNGTEHYFFGGQIHTLFLDNDKMKIAKRKVLVMNEIIPNVLDIYSV, from the coding sequence ATGAATTTTGAGAATGAACGATTGGCAACGCGTTTAGTTGTGTCTGAGGGTCAGTTGTTGGATAGCAGAGATTGGGATGGTTGGTTGGATTTATATTTGACCAATGCCGAGTATTGGATTCCATGTTGGCGCGACGAACTAGACAGCACCAACGATCCTAAAACCGAGTTGTCGATGATCTATTATTCCGAGCGAGCTGGGCTAGAAGATCGTGTTTATCGGATAAAAACTGGGCGATCTTTGGCGTCGACTCCTTTGCCGCGCACATGTCATATTATTACACCCACAAGCTTTAAAGATATAGGCAACTCATTTTTTGAAGTGAAGTCAAACTGGGCGACTTTTAGTTATAAAAATGGGACTGAGCATTATTTTTTCGGCGGTCAAATACATACCCTGTTTTTAGACAACGATAAAATGAAGATCGCTAAACGTAAAGTTCTGGTGATGAATGAAATAATTCCCAATGTTTTGGATATCTACTCAGTGTAA